ATGTAATTTCAGTACAGAATTAGTTGATCAAAAATACAATCAGGATCTTGCCACCGGTATATTCCGTATCTTTCAGGAATCGCTGACAAATGTTGCCAGACACGCTTCCGCGGCCAAAGTGCTATCCTCTCTTTCTCTTGAAGAGAGCTCACTGGTTCTCGTGATCAAAGATGATGGCATCGGTTTTAAGGATACTGAACGACAACAACTGCCTAACCTTGGCCTGATTGGTATGCGTGAACGGGCTACATCGCTGAAGGGTCACCTGACAATATCCAGCGAACCGGGTATAGGAACCACAGTCAAATTGACTACACCATTTGACATTGATTAAATCTATCAAGCATCTTAATATGATAAAAATACTTCTCGCAGATGATCATAGTATTGTTCGTAAGGGCTTAAAACAAATTTTACAGGAAGAATTTCCGGAGGCGAATTTCGAAGAAGCAGCAGACGGACTGGAATTGCTGAGGAAGGCCAGAACTTTTAACGCGGACATCATCATCAGCGATCTGTCCATGCCGGGCAGAAGCGGAATGGATACGCTGAAACAATTAAAATCCGAATTGCCTGCAACACCTGTAATCATTCTGAGTATACATCCCGAAGATCAATATGCCATTCGCGTGTTGAAAGCCGGAGCACAAGGATATATTACAAAGGAGGCCGCTCCGGAGGAACTTGTACAGGCAGTACGACAGGTTTTGAAAGGCAGAAGGTACATCACACATTCACTCGCTGAAAAACTTGCCGAGGCGATTGGAGGCCATGTACAGGAGTATGAAATGCCGCATCAATCACTCTCCGACCGGGAGTTTTACGTTCTTAAAATGATTTCTTCAGGTAAA
Above is a window of Bacteroidota bacterium DNA encoding:
- a CDS encoding response regulator transcription factor, whose translation is MIKILLADDHSIVRKGLKQILQEEFPEANFEEAADGLELLRKARTFNADIIISDLSMPGRSGMDTLKQLKSELPATPVIILSIHPEDQYAIRVLKAGAQGYITKEAAPEELVQAVRQVLKGRRYITHSLAEKLAEAIGGHVQEYEMPHQSLSDREFYVLKMISSGKTVSEIAESLSLSVNTISTYRARILEKMNMRTNAELTHYAISNNIIST